In a single window of the Tigriopus californicus strain San Diego chromosome 2, Tcal_SD_v2.1, whole genome shotgun sequence genome:
- the LOC131893622 gene encoding proline-rich protein HaeIII subfamily 1-like, translated as MQEAPLPVPARGAQRALSRGHVPPDGTAPNPGQGPIIVNPPKMDQLTGLIWPVQPQAKPEGPRRPRRRPGPQFLGRARLGQGAIGPRPSRRNTSPVGRWAPRATDRAPSPVGAGQVDPDEAGHSEEEALRRSAIQTLDLRSRLAGSTVARIVRHVAVTSDPESQDESPHDQPDLDPDPDPDPDPDPFVGRRLNR; from the coding sequence ATGCAAGAAGCCCCACTGCCCGTTCCTGCACGAGGCGCCCAAAGAGCCTTATCCCGAGGACATGTCCCTCCTGATGGGACTGCCCCCAACCCCGGCCAGGGCCCCATTATCGTTAACCCACCCAAGATGGACCAACTGACTGGACTCATCTGGCCCGTCCAGCCCCAGGCTAAACCCGAGGGTCCGAGGCGTCCGAGGCGTCGCCCCGGCCCGCAGTTTTTGGGCCGGGCGCGTCTCGGTCAAGGAGCGATTGGGCCACGCCCGAGCCGCCGGAATACGAGCCCGGTTGGGCGGTGGGCCCCCCGAGCCACTGATCGGGCCCCGAGCCCGGTGGGGGCGGGGCAGGTGGACCCGGACGAAGCCGGCCACTCGGAGGAAGAGGCCCTGCGACGGTCGGCCATCCAGACCTTGGATTTGCGGTCACGCTTGGCCGGCAGTACGGTCGCGCGCATTGTGCGCCATGTGGCCGTGACCTCGGATCCCGAATCCCAGGACGAGTCGCCCCACGACCAGCCCGACCTCGATCCCGACCCCGATCCCGATCCCGATCCCGACCCCTTCGTGGGAAGAAGGTTAAATCGGTGA
- the LOC131893617 gene encoding protein peste-like, with protein sequence MAACPPHCARILAFLALITALLLLLGGVLVLVFDHQLFTSILEKNFPIVPGSPVYPHWLKLPVPMYTSIYLFNITNLAAVQEGHKPILQEVGPFVYEEVHEKVKVVPNPLNHTVTYEQRRTYRFVPELSRGALSDRVTILNPPGATVNFLAAKASAFVRLTIDVGLKMIKEPLFVTKTVGEILFEGYSDPLLTATAILPDIIMPTKMDKFGFFYGRNGSDWFDGVFNMYTGEQNLSRLGQIASWNYTQQLQYYPAHCGRVGGAGDFFPPARQRTSVSLFSNDLCRPIELSYQRDTAIDGIQTYRYVVQPDYLANRTVRASNWCFNPENEVPSGVYNATACRQGAPVFMSQPHFYQADPYYAAQVDGLRPQADRHETAFELEPQTGVPLTVKARFQVNFHLQPVPQVALFKSIKTDLFFPVMWTETHVGFQESLATEMWFLSHLINICSILGYGMMAIGMGVLLSFVVMGVSYHVSKVRGNAQDSAILNANLIPDNMEDSE encoded by the coding sequence ATGGCGGCTTGCCCTCCGCATTGCGCCCGCATCCTGGCCTTCCTGGCCCTGATCACGGCCTTGCTACTATTGTTGGGCGGAGTGCTCGTTTTGGTGTTCGACCATCAGCTCTTCACCTCCATTTTGGAGAAGAATTTCCCCATCGTGCCCGGCTCGCCCGTATACCCGCATTGGCTCAAACTGCCCGTGCCCATGTACACGTCCATCTACCTGTTCAACATCACCAACTTGGCGGCTGTGCAAGAGGGGCACAAGCCCATTTTGCAGGAGGTGGGGCCTTTCGTCTATGAGGAGGTGCACGAAAAGGTCAAGGTTGTGCCCAACCCGCTCAACCACACCGTGACCTATGAACAACGACGGACCTACCGATTTGTGCCCGAGCTATCCCGGGGAGCCTTGAGCGATCGGGTCACCATCTTGAACCCGCCGGGCGCCACGGTCAATTTCCTGGCCGCCAAGGCCTCGGCCTTTGTTCGCCTTACCATTGATGTGGgcctgaaaatgatcaaagagCCGCTTTTTGTCACGAAGACGGTGGGCGAGATTCTGTTCGAGGGATACTCGGATCCGTTGCTGACCGCCACGGCCATATTGCCTGACATCATTATGCCCACCAAGATGGACAAGTTTGGCTTCTTTTACGGCCGAAACGGGTCCGACTGGTTCGATGGCGTGTTTAACATGTACACGGGTGAGCAGAATCTGTCCCGATTGGGCCAGATTGCCAGCTGGAACTACACCCAGCAGTTGCAGTACTATCCGGCCCATTGCGGTCGCGTGGGCGGCGCCGGGGATTTCTTTCCGCCCGCCCGTCAACGCACCTCGGTCAGTTTGTTCAGCAACGACTTGTGTCGCCCCATTGAGTTGAGTTACCAACGGGACACGGCCATTGACGGGATCCAGACCTATCGCTATGTGGTCCAGCCCGACTACTTGGCCAACCGAACGGTGCGGGCCAGTAATTGGTGCTTCAACCCGGAGAATGAAGTCCCGTCGGGCGTGTACAATGCCACGGCCTGTCGGCAAGGTGCGCCCGTGTTCATGTCTCAACCGCATTTTTATCAAGCTGACCCCTACTACGCCGCCCAAGTGGATGGCCTGCGACCCCAGGCTGACCGGCACGAGACGGCTTTCGAGCTGGAGCCTCAAACCGGCGTGCCCTTGACGGTTAAGGCCCGATTTCAGGTCAATTTTCACCTGCAGCCCGTGCCGCAAGTGGCCTTGTTCAAGTCCATCAAGACGGACCTGTTCTTCCCAGTGATGTGGACGGAGACTCACGTGGGATTCCAAGAGTCGCTGGCCACCGAGATGTGGTTTCTGTCCCATTTGATCAATATTTGCAGTATCCTGGGCTATGGCATGATGGCCATCGGTATGGGCGTGTTGCTTTCGTTTGTGGTTATGGGTGTGAGCTATCACGTGTCCAAGGTTCGGGGTAATGCTCAGGATAGCGCCATCTTGAATGCCAATCTCATACCCGACAACATGGAGGATTCCGAGTAG